One Cricetulus griseus strain 17A/GY chromosome 5, alternate assembly CriGri-PICRH-1.0, whole genome shotgun sequence genomic window carries:
- the LOC100750693 gene encoding olfactory receptor 8 codes for MESENSTRRISKFLLLGFSESPDLQFLIFALFLSMYLITVLGNLLIITAIISQSHLHTPMYFFLSNLSFVDICFTSTTVPKMLVNIQAQSKAITYEDCITQMSFFLVFAELDNLLLGVMAYDRYVAICHPLHYTVIMNPQLCMLLVLLSWVFSVLHASLQSLMVLQLSFCTDVEIPHFFCELNQLAQLTCSNNFASHLMMHLAPVLLAATSLSAILYSYSKIVSSICAISSAQGKYKAFSTCASHLSIVSLFYSTGLGVYLSSAVTQSSHFAARVSVMYTVVTPMLNPFIYSLRNKDVKKALERLLEGKLNCPIALS; via the coding sequence ATGGAATCAGAGAACAGCACAAGAAGAATTTCAAAATTTCTTCTTCTTGGATTTTCAGAAAGCCCAGACCTTCAATTCCTCATTTTTGCACTCTTCTTGTCCATGTACCTGATCACAGTGCTTGGGAACCTGCTCATCATCACGGCCATCATCTCACAGTCTCAcctgcacacacccatgtacttcttcctctctaACCTGTCCTTTGTGGACATCTGCTTCACCTCCACCACAGTCCCAAAGATGCTGGTGAACATCCAGGCACAGAGCAAGGCCATCACCTATGAAGACTGCATCACCCAGATGAGTTTCTTCTTGGTTTTTGCAGAATTGGACAACTTGCTTCTGGGTGTGATGGCCTATGACCGATATGTGGCCATCTGTCACCCTCTGCATTACACAGTCATAATGAACCCCCAGCTGTGCATGCTGCTGGTTCTGCTGTCCTGGGTCTTTAGTGTCCTGCATGCCTCGTTACAGAGCTTAATGGTGCTGCAATTATCCTTCTGCACAGATGTAGAAATCCCCCATTTCTTCTGTGAGCTTAATCAGCTGGCCCAGCTGACCTGCTCAAACAACTTTGCAAGCCACCTCATGATGCATCTTGCACCTGTTCTATTGGCAGCCACTTCCCTCAGTGCAATACTTTACTCTTACTCCAAGATAGTGTCCTCTATCTGTGCAATCTCCTCAGCTCAGGGGAAGTACAAGGCGTTTTCCACCTGTGCATCTCACCTCTCCATCGTCTCCTTGTTTTATAGCACAGGCCTAGGAGTGTACCTCAGTTCTGCTGTGACCCAAAGCTCACACTTTGCTGCAAGAGTCTCCGTGATGTACACTGTGGTCACACCCATGTTGAACCCCTTCATTTATAGTCTACGGAATAAAGATGTGAAGAAAGCCCTGGAAAGACTCTTAGAAGGAAAACTAAATTGTCCCATTGCACTGAGCTGA
- the LOC100770265 gene encoding LOW QUALITY PROTEIN: olfactory receptor 1078-like (The sequence of the model RefSeq protein was modified relative to this genomic sequence to represent the inferred CDS: deleted 2 bases in 1 codon) codes for MNSSNKTRVSEFLLLGFLEDKDFQPLIYGIFLSMYLVTVFGNMLIILAILSDPRLHTPMYFFLSNLSFVDICFISTTVPKMLANIQTQNKVITYAGCIAQVYFFLLFVELDNFLLTIMAYDRYVAICHPMHYTVIMNYQLCGFLVLVDFWFWSWIVSVLHALFQSLMMLQLSFGTQLKIPHFFCEPNQVIQLTCSDTFIDVLVMYFTLVLLATVPLIGIFYSYFKIVSSIRAISSVQGKYKAFSTCASHLLVVSLFYCTGLGVYLSSATNHSSQTSAAASVMYTVVTPMMNPFIYSLRNKDVKSALKRLFGKKL; via the exons ATGAACTCAAGTAACAAGACAAGAGTTTCAGAATTTCTTCTTCTGGGATTTTTAGAAGACAAAGACTTTCAACCTCTTATTTATGGTATTTTCCTCTCCATGTACCTGGTCACTGTCTTTGGGAATATGCTCATCATCCTGGCCATCCTCTCAGACCCCCGGctacacacacccatgtacttcttcctttccaacttgtcaTTTGTGGACATTTGTTTCATTTCAACTACTGTCCCAAAGATGCTGGCCAACATCCAGACCCAAAACAAGGTCATCACCTATGCAGGGTGCATCGCCCAGGTctattttttcctgctttttgtaGAATTGGATAATTTCTTACTGACTATCATGGCTTATGACCGTTATGTGGCCATCTGTCACCCCATGCACTACACAGTAATCATGAACTACCAACTCTGTGGATTTCTGGTTCTGGTG GATTTCTGGTTCTGGTCTTGGATTGTAAGTGTTTTGCATGCTCTGTTTCAAAGCTTAATGATGTTGCAGCTGTCCTTTGGCACACAGCTGAAAATCCCACACTTCTTCTGTGAACCTAACCAGGTGATCCAACTCACCTGTTCTGATACTTTTATTGATGTTCTGGTGATGTATTTTACACTTGTGCTGCTGGCTACTGTTCCTCTTATTGGTATCTTCTATTCCTATTTCAAGATAGTCTCCTCCATACGTGCAATCTCCTCAGTTCAGGGGAAGTACAAAGCATTCTCCACCTGTGCTTCTCACCTCCTGGTCGTCTCTTTATTTTACTGCACAGGGCTAGGAGTGTACCTCAGTTCTGCTACAAACCACAGCTCACAAACAAGTGCAGCAGCCTCGGTTATGTacactgtggtcaccccaatgaTGAACCCCTTCATCTACAGTCTTAGGAATAAAGATGTTAAGAGTGCACTGAAAAGACTCTTTGGGAAAAAGTTATAA